The following are encoded in a window of Sinomonas cyclohexanicum genomic DNA:
- a CDS encoding polyprenyl synthetase family protein, whose translation MRTATTATRTEQAPALPSLLWDDVGVLVDRVLADWVSASRSAASTGSVRQLWERVGTGLEGGKRVRPQLVFHAYSAFGGTDPQACATLGAAIELLHGALVVHDDVIDRDFVRRGRPNISGLYRDDAASHELPPEEAGHRGASVAVIAGDLLLAGAFRLCDRSSLDADVRERLSEVMHTAVVDAAAGELEDVLMAHDPGRTLEEVLEMERLKTAAYSFAAPLRLGTILAGAPAARAADVARVGMLVGTAYQVIDDVLGTFGDEHQTGKPVTSDLRERKLTVLTAYARTHPEVARHLAGGAEDGNTGVDRVRSVLREVGADTHALTLAHTLATEALDEARRCDLPPALRSELTRICNHVLHREH comes from the coding sequence ATGCGAACCGCAACGACCGCTACGAGAACCGAGCAGGCTCCCGCGCTCCCGAGTCTCCTGTGGGACGACGTGGGGGTTCTGGTCGACCGCGTCCTGGCCGACTGGGTGTCAGCCTCCCGGTCGGCGGCGTCGACCGGGAGCGTGCGTCAACTCTGGGAACGAGTGGGCACCGGGCTCGAGGGAGGAAAGCGCGTCCGGCCTCAGCTCGTCTTCCACGCCTACAGCGCGTTCGGGGGGACGGACCCGCAGGCCTGTGCGACCCTCGGCGCGGCGATCGAGCTTCTCCACGGGGCCCTCGTCGTGCACGACGACGTGATCGACCGGGACTTCGTCCGGCGCGGGCGTCCGAACATCTCGGGGCTCTACAGGGACGATGCTGCATCCCACGAGCTTCCACCGGAGGAGGCGGGCCACCGGGGCGCTTCCGTGGCCGTCATCGCCGGCGATCTCCTGCTTGCCGGGGCCTTCCGCCTCTGCGACCGGTCCTCCCTCGACGCAGACGTCCGCGAGCGGCTCTCGGAGGTCATGCACACCGCCGTCGTCGACGCCGCCGCCGGGGAACTCGAGGACGTCCTCATGGCCCATGATCCGGGACGGACGCTCGAGGAGGTTCTCGAAATGGAACGCCTCAAGACGGCCGCATACTCCTTCGCGGCTCCCCTGCGTCTCGGCACGATCCTGGCCGGCGCGCCGGCCGCGCGCGCCGCCGACGTGGCCCGTGTGGGGATGCTCGTCGGAACCGCCTACCAGGTGATCGACGACGTCCTCGGCACCTTTGGCGACGAGCACCAGACAGGCAAGCCCGTCACCTCCGACCTCCGCGAACGGAAGCTCACGGTCCTCACCGCCTATGCGCGAACCCATCCCGAGGTCGCCCGGCACCTCGCCGGGGGAGCCGAGGACGGAAACACCGGCGTCGACCGCGTCCGGTCGGTCCTCCGCGAGGTCGGCGCTGACACGCACGCACTGACCCTCGCGCACACATTGGCCACAGAGGCCCTCGACGAGGCCCGACGCTGCGATCTCCCCCCTGCCCTGCGGTCCGAGCTCACTCGGATCTGCAACCACGTCCTGCACCGGGAGCACTGA
- a CDS encoding phytoene/squalene synthase family protein yields the protein MHTQALTPLERYSDTAEAGSAAVIRRYSTSFGLACRLLDRTMRRDIENVYALVRVADEAVDGAAAEAGLTAAAIVDQLGRLEEETLSALSLGYSTNPMVHAFAQTARRAGIGADLVAPFFASMRRDCDPQGHSAASLGDYIYGSAEVVGLMCLRVFLSGLAVLPAERARLEHSARRLGAAFQKINFLRDLGQDGNELGRAYFPGVDPARLTEAQKSMLLADLRADLDAALPGLRVLPARPRRAVALAYGLFSELADRIEACPAGVLVTRRVRVPAAVKLGLAAAVLAGIGPAFARDGDRPAAQAEGRAA from the coding sequence ATGCATACGCAGGCGCTCACACCCCTCGAGCGCTACTCGGACACCGCCGAGGCGGGCTCGGCCGCCGTCATACGCCGCTACTCCACGTCGTTCGGGCTTGCATGCCGCCTCTTGGATCGCACGATGCGCCGGGACATCGAGAACGTGTACGCGCTCGTCCGGGTGGCCGACGAGGCCGTGGACGGCGCCGCCGCGGAGGCCGGACTCACTGCCGCAGCGATTGTGGACCAGCTCGGCCGGCTCGAGGAGGAGACCTTGAGCGCGCTCTCGTTGGGCTACAGCACGAACCCGATGGTGCACGCCTTCGCGCAGACGGCACGGCGTGCCGGGATCGGCGCGGACCTGGTCGCGCCCTTCTTTGCCTCCATGCGCCGAGACTGCGACCCTCAGGGGCACTCAGCAGCCTCCCTCGGGGACTATATCTACGGGTCCGCGGAGGTCGTAGGCCTGATGTGCCTGCGGGTCTTCCTGTCCGGCCTGGCCGTCCTGCCCGCGGAACGCGCCCGCCTCGAGCACTCGGCCCGACGCCTCGGCGCCGCCTTCCAGAAGATCAACTTCCTGCGCGACCTCGGCCAGGACGGCAACGAGCTTGGTCGCGCCTACTTCCCCGGGGTCGACCCAGCACGTCTCACCGAGGCGCAGAAATCCATGCTCCTCGCCGATCTCCGGGCCGACCTCGACGCGGCCCTCCCCGGCCTCCGTGTCCTTCCGGCCCGGCCCCGTCGGGCTGTTGCCCTCGCCTACGGGCTGTTCTCGGAGCTCGCTGACCGGATTGAAGCCTGCCCGGCGGGCGTCCTCGTGACCAGACGGGTTCGCGTGCCAGCAGCGGTGAAGCTCGGCCTCGCCGCGGCCGTACTCGCCGGAATAGGCCCGGCCTTCGCGCGTGACGGCGACCGGCCGGCCGCGCAAGCCGAGGGGAGGGCGGCATGA
- the crtI gene encoding phytoene desaturase family protein, translating to MTRPHAKMRAASATHPLPGRPRQPLAVTVIGGGISGLATAGLLARDGHAVQLLEQSGTLGGRAGRWESGGFHFDTGPSWYLMPEVIDHWFRLMGSSAADELRLTRLDPGYRVFFEGHDQPVDVPAGRAGAVGLFESLSPGTGEALARYLDDAQDAYVVALERFLYDDFSSLRGLAHRDVLRRGPRLAAMLGQSLHGRIARRFPDRREQQILGYPAVFLGTTPYRAPALYQLMSHLDLSQGVLYPEGGFAALVDAMVRLAVAAGVQIRTGARVTRIVTGPAPGGPRVEGVVWTDDDGREHRKGASIVVGAADLHHLETEILPEDLRTHPEHVWDRRDPGPGAVLACLGVRGPLPQLAHHSLFFTGDWRDTFQRIDRGAAPAEATSVYVSRTSATDPGVAPPGCESLFVLVPSAAAPEWGRGGVDGAGAPGIEAVADAAVRQIAAWAGIPDLPERIVVRRTYGPADFAEGVNAWRGGALGLAHTLAQSAFLRPANVSRTVDGLLYAGASVRPGIGVPMCLISAELVLKRVRGVRAPGPLGPPVVPLRACDVSEAAPPAHDREGVPWPT from the coding sequence ATGACGCGGCCTCATGCGAAGATGCGCGCGGCCAGCGCGACCCATCCGCTCCCCGGTCGCCCGCGGCAGCCGCTCGCCGTGACGGTGATCGGCGGAGGCATCTCCGGCCTCGCGACGGCTGGCCTGCTTGCGCGAGACGGCCACGCCGTCCAGCTCCTCGAGCAGAGCGGCACGCTCGGAGGACGAGCGGGCCGCTGGGAGTCAGGTGGCTTCCACTTCGACACCGGTCCTTCGTGGTATCTCATGCCCGAGGTGATCGACCACTGGTTCCGCCTCATGGGCTCCAGCGCAGCAGACGAGCTGAGGCTCACGCGCCTTGACCCCGGATACCGGGTCTTCTTCGAGGGCCATGACCAGCCCGTGGACGTCCCCGCCGGTCGCGCGGGCGCCGTCGGGCTCTTCGAGTCGCTCAGCCCGGGGACCGGTGAGGCGCTCGCCCGTTATCTCGATGACGCCCAGGACGCCTACGTCGTGGCACTCGAGCGGTTCCTCTACGACGACTTCTCCTCCCTGCGCGGCCTCGCCCACCGGGACGTGCTCCGCCGCGGGCCGCGCCTCGCCGCGATGCTCGGGCAGTCGTTGCACGGGCGCATTGCGCGCCGGTTCCCCGACCGGCGGGAGCAGCAGATCCTCGGGTACCCCGCCGTCTTCCTCGGCACCACGCCGTACCGGGCACCGGCCCTCTACCAGCTCATGAGCCATCTCGACCTCTCCCAGGGCGTCCTCTATCCCGAGGGCGGCTTCGCCGCGCTCGTGGACGCCATGGTGCGGCTCGCGGTGGCCGCGGGCGTCCAGATCCGCACGGGTGCCCGCGTCACTCGCATCGTCACAGGACCCGCGCCGGGCGGGCCCCGGGTCGAGGGCGTGGTCTGGACCGACGACGACGGCCGCGAGCACCGCAAGGGCGCCTCGATCGTCGTGGGCGCTGCGGACCTGCACCACCTCGAGACGGAGATCCTCCCCGAGGACCTCAGAACGCACCCCGAACATGTGTGGGACCGCCGCGACCCAGGGCCAGGGGCCGTCCTCGCCTGCCTCGGCGTGCGGGGTCCCCTGCCGCAGCTGGCCCACCACAGCCTCTTCTTCACCGGCGACTGGCGCGACACGTTCCAGCGCATCGACCGTGGCGCCGCCCCGGCCGAGGCCACCTCGGTCTACGTCTCCCGCACGAGCGCGACCGACCCCGGGGTGGCTCCCCCGGGCTGCGAGAGCCTCTTTGTCCTCGTCCCCTCTGCGGCGGCGCCGGAGTGGGGGCGCGGGGGAGTCGACGGCGCCGGTGCCCCCGGCATCGAGGCCGTCGCCGACGCCGCCGTGCGCCAGATTGCGGCCTGGGCGGGCATCCCCGACCTCCCTGAGCGGATCGTGGTCCGCCGCACGTACGGCCCGGCAGACTTCGCCGAGGGCGTCAACGCGTGGCGCGGCGGGGCCCTCGGGCTCGCCCACACCCTCGCCCAGTCCGCTTTCCTGCGGCCCGCCAACGTGAGCAGGACCGTGGACGGACTCCTCTATGCGGGGGCCTCCGTGCGGCCAGGCATCGGGGTCCCGATGTGCCTCATCAGCGCCGAGCTCGTGCTCAAGCGCGTACGCGGAGTGCGTGCCCCGGGGCCGCTCGGGCCCCCCGTCGTGCCTCTCCGCGCGTGCGATGTCTCCGAGGCCGCTCCTCCGGCCCACGACCGGGAGGGGGTCCCATGGCCTACCTGA
- a CDS encoding lycopene cyclase domain-containing protein gives MAYLIVLLAAAAGVLVLDSRFRLAFWRAPRATALTVAAGTVFFLAWDVVAIAAGVFRHGNSPFMTSIMLGPELPLEEPVFLAFFSYTALVLYASTERVATVVARRRNPGRTP, from the coding sequence ATGGCCTACCTGATCGTGCTGCTGGCCGCCGCCGCCGGAGTCCTGGTGCTCGACTCCCGATTCCGCCTCGCCTTCTGGCGTGCCCCGCGCGCAACCGCCCTCACCGTGGCGGCGGGGACAGTATTCTTCCTCGCGTGGGACGTCGTGGCGATCGCCGCGGGAGTCTTCCGTCACGGGAACTCGCCGTTCATGACCAGCATCATGCTCGGACCCGAGCTGCCGCTCGAGGAGCCGGTGTTCCTCGCCTTCTTCTCGTACACCGCCCTCGTCCTGTACGCCTCGACAGAGCGCGTGGCGACGGTCGTCGCTCGCCGCAGGAACCCCGGGAGGACGCCGTGA
- a CDS encoding lycopene cyclase domain-containing protein, translating into MTYALIDVILLACASLAAVLLSVLVRDAHGSGAGGRDARRRARSWVPALAAGVALIALTAVFDNAMIAAGLFGYAPEALLGPAVGLAPVEDFAYPLAAAVLLPVLWRRLAGGERARRPASGSGNSWDALTAGEQR; encoded by the coding sequence GTGACCTACGCCCTGATCGACGTCATCCTCCTCGCGTGCGCCTCGCTCGCAGCCGTGCTGCTCTCCGTCCTTGTCCGGGACGCACACGGCAGCGGCGCGGGCGGCCGGGACGCACGACGTCGGGCCCGCAGCTGGGTGCCGGCCCTGGCCGCAGGAGTGGCGCTGATCGCGCTCACGGCGGTCTTCGACAACGCCATGATCGCTGCTGGGCTGTTCGGGTACGCGCCCGAGGCACTCCTCGGCCCGGCCGTGGGTCTTGCACCGGTCGAGGACTTCGCCTACCCGCTCGCCGCCGCCGTTCTCCTGCCGGTCCTGTGGCGCAGGCTCGCCGGCGGCGAACGCGCACGGCGCCCGGCGTCCGGCAGCGGCAACAGCTGGGACGCACTGACCGCGGGGGAGCAGCGGTGA
- a CDS encoding prenyltransferase → MSAAPIPTRAVVRPPLGRALLVSSRPLSWVNTAYPFAAAYLLAGGGLDWRMVLGTVFFLVPYNLAMYGTNDVFDYASDLLNPRKGGAEGAVLPPALHRRALWWAWGGCVPFVVALVAGGPPASWAVLAVSLFAVAAYSVPGLRFKERPVIDSMTSSTHFVSPAAYGVALAGGAPTGSSLAVLGAFFLWGMASHAFGAVQDIGPDRQAGIGSIATLFGARATVRLAVVLYLAAGGLILVLAPDAHGPARFAGLLALPYAASAAASWSVTDRTAERTRSGWRRFLWLNYVTGFLVTLLLISVWMYP, encoded by the coding sequence GTGAGCGCCGCGCCAATCCCGACGCGCGCCGTCGTGCGTCCGCCGCTGGGCCGTGCGCTGCTCGTCTCGTCCCGCCCGCTCTCGTGGGTCAACACCGCCTACCCGTTCGCGGCCGCGTACCTGCTCGCGGGCGGCGGGCTGGACTGGCGCATGGTGCTCGGCACCGTGTTCTTCCTCGTGCCGTACAACCTCGCGATGTACGGGACGAACGACGTGTTCGACTATGCGTCGGACCTGCTCAACCCGCGCAAGGGCGGCGCCGAGGGGGCGGTGCTGCCTCCGGCCCTGCACCGGCGGGCCCTGTGGTGGGCGTGGGGCGGGTGCGTTCCCTTTGTCGTGGCGCTCGTGGCCGGTGGGCCGCCAGCGAGCTGGGCGGTCCTCGCGGTTTCGCTCTTCGCGGTCGCCGCCTACAGTGTCCCCGGGCTGCGCTTCAAGGAGCGGCCGGTCATCGACTCGATGACGTCGAGCACGCATTTCGTCTCGCCGGCCGCGTACGGTGTCGCGCTCGCGGGCGGGGCCCCGACGGGTTCATCCCTCGCGGTCCTGGGCGCCTTCTTCCTCTGGGGGATGGCGAGCCACGCATTCGGTGCAGTCCAGGACATCGGGCCCGACCGCCAGGCGGGCATCGGCTCCATCGCGACGCTCTTCGGGGCCCGGGCCACGGTTCGCCTGGCCGTGGTCCTGTACCTCGCCGCGGGCGGGCTCATCCTCGTCCTCGCGCCCGACGCGCACGGCCCCGCCCGGTTCGCGGGCCTCCTTGCCCTGCCGTACGCCGCGAGCGCGGCGGCCTCCTGGTCCGTCACGGACCGCACCGCGGAGCGGACCCGATCGGGCTGGCGCCGCTTCCTCTGGCTCAACTACGTCACCGGCTTCCTCGTGACACTCCTGCTCATCTCCGTCTGGATGTACCCATGA
- a CDS encoding cryptochrome/photolyase family protein, giving the protein MTPTDITVTPTATEAPTSLVWFRDDLRVRDNPALRAALAHGPTVALYVLDEESPGIRPLGGAAKWWLHHGLVDLAESLEHLGVPLVLRRGPAAAIVPDVAAQCRAGYVAWNRRYGGPERRADTAVKSLVRRSGRDAESFQASLLHEPWDVLTQQGGAYKVFTPFWKELSGRDHRHPLPAPPRQRQAPELVRGGEDLAGWDLLPHSPDWSGPLADVWTPGEETGLELLKDFVGPDTAGTAVAEYPEARDLPARAGTSRLSPYLRWGHVSPFQVWHAVADRRRAAPEGSAVFASELGWREFAWHTLFHHADLASVNLHAQFDAYPWWLPSGRMGGATSGESRHGEGQRGAHGAHDAGHRRAHEAAGAVVRGDAEANRLLDAWRRGRTGFPLVDAGQRELWATGWMHNRVRMVSASLLVKNLGIHWRLGERWFWDTLVDADPASNPFNWQWVAGSGADAAPFFRIFNPLTQERKFDPDGAYVRSWVPEVGTDAYPEACVDLAGSRAEALALYRELGRGAAGRSA; this is encoded by the coding sequence ATGACCCCCACCGACATCACCGTCACTCCCACTGCCACCGAAGCGCCCACCTCGCTCGTCTGGTTCCGCGACGACCTCCGGGTCCGCGACAACCCCGCCCTCCGAGCCGCCCTCGCCCACGGCCCTACCGTGGCCCTGTACGTCCTCGATGAGGAGTCCCCCGGGATCCGCCCACTTGGAGGGGCCGCCAAGTGGTGGCTCCACCACGGGCTCGTGGACCTCGCGGAGTCGCTCGAGCACCTCGGCGTCCCCCTCGTGCTCCGCCGCGGCCCAGCGGCGGCGATCGTGCCCGATGTCGCCGCGCAGTGCCGCGCCGGGTACGTCGCGTGGAACCGCCGCTACGGCGGGCCCGAGCGGCGCGCGGACACGGCCGTGAAGTCGCTCGTGCGCCGGTCGGGACGGGACGCAGAGAGTTTCCAGGCCTCCCTCCTCCACGAGCCGTGGGACGTCCTCACCCAGCAGGGCGGCGCCTACAAGGTGTTCACGCCGTTCTGGAAGGAGCTCTCCGGCCGGGACCACCGGCACCCCCTGCCCGCTCCGCCCCGCCAGCGGCAGGCCCCGGAACTCGTCCGAGGCGGCGAGGACCTCGCCGGCTGGGACCTTCTGCCGCACTCCCCAGACTGGTCTGGGCCGCTCGCGGACGTCTGGACGCCCGGCGAGGAGACCGGCCTCGAGCTCCTGAAGGACTTCGTCGGGCCGGACACGGCGGGGACCGCCGTTGCCGAGTACCCCGAGGCCCGAGACCTCCCCGCCCGTGCCGGTACTAGCCGGCTCTCCCCGTATCTACGCTGGGGCCACGTGAGTCCATTCCAGGTCTGGCACGCTGTCGCGGACCGGCGGCGCGCCGCACCCGAGGGAAGCGCGGTGTTCGCTTCCGAGCTCGGCTGGCGTGAGTTTGCCTGGCACACGCTCTTCCACCACGCGGACCTTGCCTCTGTGAACCTCCACGCCCAGTTTGACGCCTACCCCTGGTGGCTCCCGTCCGGCCGGATGGGTGGCGCGACCTCGGGCGAGTCCCGGCACGGTGAGGGCCAGCGCGGCGCGCATGGTGCGCACGACGCCGGGCACCGGCGCGCGCACGAGGCTGCAGGCGCCGTCGTGCGCGGGGACGCGGAGGCGAACCGACTCCTCGACGCCTGGCGGCGGGGGCGGACGGGGTTCCCCCTGGTCGACGCGGGACAGCGGGAGCTGTGGGCCACGGGGTGGATGCACAACCGTGTCCGCATGGTCTCGGCGAGCCTGCTTGTGAAGAACCTCGGGATCCACTGGCGGCTCGGCGAGCGGTGGTTCTGGGACACCCTCGTCGACGCGGACCCGGCGAGCAATCCGTTCAACTGGCAGTGGGTCGCGGGTTCGGGCGCGGATGCGGCACCCTTCTTCCGCATCTTCAACCCGCTCACCCAGGAGAGGAAATTCGACCCGGACGGCGCGTACGTGCGCTCGTGGGTTCCCGAGGTCGGGACGGACGCGTACCCGGAGGCGTGCGTGGACCTCGCCGGGAGCAGGGCCGAGGCCCTCGCCTTGTATCGGGAGCTCGGCCGCGGCGCGGCGGGACGATCGGCCTAG
- a CDS encoding MarR family winged helix-turn-helix transcriptional regulator, with protein sequence MQRKPHPEEEPAAPVGAADLAWPHEGVSLDPEPRSGEGREQLRSTPGFELLFLLQKFANEADRYAETVRRQHGLARNDIHALNAVVEAERAGVTTTPGALRERLVLSSAAMTSVIDRLEASGHLERQHSREDRRQVELSSTPSARETGREMFDPMIRHMLPVLAEYTPEQIELVTGLMQRLTTAIADARTEVQRG encoded by the coding sequence GTGCAACGCAAGCCCCATCCGGAAGAGGAGCCCGCGGCTCCCGTCGGCGCCGCGGACCTAGCATGGCCGCACGAAGGGGTCAGCCTCGACCCAGAACCCCGCTCAGGTGAGGGCCGCGAGCAGCTGCGAAGCACTCCCGGCTTCGAGCTGTTGTTCCTCCTTCAGAAGTTCGCGAACGAGGCCGACCGCTACGCCGAGACAGTGCGCCGCCAGCATGGTCTGGCCCGCAACGACATCCACGCGCTCAACGCCGTGGTCGAGGCCGAGCGCGCCGGCGTCACGACCACGCCCGGGGCCCTCCGCGAGCGGCTCGTGCTGAGCTCCGCCGCGATGACGTCTGTGATCGACCGGCTAGAGGCCTCCGGGCACCTCGAACGGCAGCACTCCCGCGAGGACCGCCGGCAGGTCGAGTTGTCCTCCACCCCGAGCGCCCGTGAGACGGGGCGGGAGATGTTCGACCCGATGATCCGCCACATGCTGCCCGTCCTCGCCGAGTACACGCCCGAGCAGATCGAGCTCGTCACTGGGCTCATGCAGCGGCTGACCACCGCGATCGCCGATGCGCGCACCGAGGTCCAGCGCGGATAG
- a CDS encoding ribonuclease Z: protein MRELVVLGTASQVPTRTRNQNGYLLRWDGEGLLFDPGEGTQRQMIHAGVAATQVTRICLTHVHGDHCYGLPGVLSRMALDRVEHPVHLHYPASGEPMVRALVAVSTPGIDLRLVPHGSAGEVAPGLDVRPLRHRIDAFGYRITEPDGRSLVPQRLAAAGIAGPDVGRLQREGQLGAVRLEDVSVPRRGQGFAFVMDTAMCEGAEALAEDVDLLVAESTFADDDALLAEQYLHLTAGQAGAIARTAGAKNLVLTHFSARYQDVSGLEGEARRQAGGAVVRAATDGDRFGLPKRRGAQEGSQ, encoded by the coding sequence ATGCGCGAACTCGTGGTCCTCGGCACCGCCTCACAGGTGCCCACGCGCACGCGGAACCAGAATGGTTACCTCCTGCGCTGGGACGGCGAGGGGCTCCTGTTCGACCCGGGCGAGGGCACGCAGCGCCAGATGATCCACGCCGGTGTCGCCGCGACCCAGGTGACCCGGATCTGCCTGACCCACGTCCACGGCGACCACTGCTACGGGCTCCCGGGCGTTCTCTCCCGCATGGCGCTGGACCGCGTCGAGCATCCTGTCCACCTGCATTACCCCGCCTCGGGCGAGCCGATGGTGAGGGCGCTCGTGGCCGTCTCGACGCCGGGGATCGACCTGCGCCTCGTCCCGCACGGCTCCGCCGGCGAGGTCGCGCCGGGGCTCGACGTGCGGCCCCTGCGGCACCGGATTGACGCGTTCGGGTACCGCATCACGGAGCCGGACGGCCGCAGCCTCGTTCCGCAGCGGCTGGCTGCGGCGGGGATCGCGGGGCCGGACGTCGGCCGTCTGCAGCGCGAGGGCCAACTCGGCGCGGTGCGCCTCGAGGACGTGAGCGTCCCGCGCCGGGGACAGGGCTTCGCGTTCGTCATGGACACCGCGATGTGCGAGGGCGCCGAGGCGCTCGCCGAGGACGTCGACCTCCTCGTCGCCGAGTCCACGTTCGCCGACGACGACGCCCTGCTCGCCGAGCAGTACCTCCACCTCACCGCCGGGCAGGCGGGGGCCATCGCACGCACCGCAGGCGCGAAGAACCTCGTCCTGACACACTTCTCGGCTCGGTACCAGGACGTGAGCGGGCTGGAAGGGGAGGCGCGGCGGCAGGCCGGGGGCGCCGTCGTGCGTGCGGCGACCGACGGCGACCGCTTCGGCCTCCCGAAGCGGAGGGGCGCACAGGAGGGGTCCCAATGA
- a CDS encoding flavin reductase family protein produces MTPSPTALPPGPPAFADSALFRDAFRSHPSGVAIVTAASHDGPVGLTASSVASVAADPPTLAFSVSGGRSAVHLAEALTVVVHLVDADQIDLVRSFATPGAPRFTEAMDWETLATGEPWLHAAPWALRCSIEHRVPVGPSVLLAGTVLEILTHDGAGAPPVHGAPLVYHDRAFHALGEHSRLP; encoded by the coding sequence GTGACGCCCTCCCCGACTGCCCTCCCTCCCGGACCGCCCGCCTTCGCCGACTCCGCCCTCTTCCGGGACGCGTTCCGTTCGCATCCCTCCGGGGTCGCCATCGTGACGGCGGCGAGCCACGACGGGCCGGTGGGGCTCACGGCGTCCTCGGTCGCATCCGTCGCTGCGGACCCGCCCACCCTCGCCTTCTCCGTCTCGGGCGGCCGCTCCGCTGTGCACCTGGCCGAAGCGCTCACCGTGGTGGTGCACCTCGTCGACGCGGACCAGATCGACCTGGTCCGCTCGTTCGCGACCCCCGGCGCTCCGCGGTTCACTGAGGCCATGGACTGGGAGACGCTGGCCACCGGCGAGCCGTGGCTGCATGCCGCACCGTGGGCGCTGCGCTGCTCGATCGAGCACCGCGTGCCCGTGGGCCCGTCAGTGCTGCTCGCCGGGACGGTGCTGGAGATCCTGACGCACGACGGCGCCGGCGCGCCTCCCGTGCACGGCGCACCGCTCGTCTACCACGACCGTGCTTTCCACGCGCTGGGGGAGCACTCCCGCCTCCCGTGA
- a CDS encoding 5'-3' exonuclease yields MPDRLMLLDTASMYFRAFHGIPESIARADGTPVNAVRGLLDMIARLTTDFGATHLIACWDDDWRPHWRVDLIPTYKAHRVERHVPGGPDVEMVPPGLVPQVPLIRHVLGLAGIAIVGAPQHEADDVIGTYASTAELPVDVVTGDRDLFQVVSDARDVRVIYTARGMKNLEVVTDAVVVGKYRVLPEQYADYATLRGDASDGLPGVAGIGEKSAATLLGRYGTLEGLLAEAADPDSDVPAPMRAKLAAAADYLAVAPAVVNVVRNLELPTLAEAGARLSPPDGEARLELERLVTEWNLGGSVKRLLAALDTHV; encoded by the coding sequence ATGCCGGACCGCCTCATGCTGCTCGACACCGCGTCCATGTACTTCCGCGCCTTCCACGGCATCCCCGAGTCGATCGCGCGCGCCGACGGGACCCCGGTCAACGCGGTCCGAGGCCTGCTGGACATGATCGCCCGCCTCACCACGGACTTCGGCGCGACGCACCTCATCGCGTGCTGGGACGACGACTGGCGCCCCCACTGGCGCGTGGACCTCATCCCCACCTACAAGGCGCACCGCGTGGAGCGCCACGTGCCCGGCGGCCCGGACGTCGAGATGGTGCCTCCGGGCCTCGTGCCGCAGGTGCCGCTCATCCGACACGTGCTCGGCCTCGCGGGGATCGCGATCGTGGGCGCGCCGCAGCACGAGGCCGACGACGTCATCGGCACCTACGCGAGCACCGCCGAGCTGCCGGTCGACGTCGTGACGGGGGACCGGGACCTGTTCCAGGTAGTCAGTGATGCCCGCGACGTCCGGGTCATCTATACCGCACGCGGCATGAAGAACCTCGAGGTGGTGACGGACGCCGTCGTCGTGGGCAAGTACCGCGTGCTGCCGGAGCAGTATGCCGACTACGCGACCCTGCGGGGCGACGCCTCAGACGGCCTGCCGGGCGTGGCCGGCATCGGCGAGAAGTCCGCGGCGACCCTGCTTGGGCGGTACGGCACCCTCGAGGGCCTCCTCGCCGAGGCCGCGGACCCGGACAGCGACGTCCCCGCGCCCATGCGGGCCAAGCTCGCCGCCGCCGCAGACTACCTCGCTGTCGCGCCCGCCGTGGTCAACGTGGTCCGGAATCTTGAGCTGCCTACCCTCGCCGAGGCGGGCGCAAGGCTCAGCCCGCCCGACGGCGAGGCCCGCCTCGAACTCGAGCGCCTCGTCACGGAATGGAACCTCGGGGGGTCGGTCAAGCGCCTCCTCGCCGCCCTCGACACACACGTCTAA
- a CDS encoding HAD family hydrolase gives MTALRGALFDVDGTLVDSTYFHTIAWWHGFRRFGHDVRMNEIHRRVGMGGQRIVEQVLGPGRDASQDGEIMDTHSAVFSTFWPHLRAFDGARGLLERCKSAGLTVVLASSARRQDLDVLRSVIDADEFIDAATSSADAKESKPAPDILVAALGAGGLDASEALFVGDAVWDVQAASALGIPTVGLASGGYSAAELREAGAVEVSASPRELLDGFERSEIGRRLGG, from the coding sequence GTGACGGCGCTGCGGGGCGCGCTGTTCGACGTGGACGGCACGCTCGTTGACTCGACCTACTTCCACACGATCGCGTGGTGGCACGGCTTCCGCCGATTCGGGCATGACGTCCGGATGAACGAGATTCACCGGCGCGTGGGCATGGGCGGTCAGCGGATCGTCGAGCAGGTGCTCGGCCCGGGCCGAGACGCCTCCCAGGACGGCGAGATCATGGACACCCACTCGGCAGTGTTCTCGACGTTCTGGCCGCACCTGCGGGCGTTCGACGGCGCGCGCGGGCTCCTCGAGCGCTGCAAGTCCGCAGGGCTCACCGTGGTGCTCGCGTCCTCTGCCCGGCGGCAGGACCTCGACGTGCTGCGCTCGGTAATCGACGCGGACGAGTTCATTGACGCCGCGACGAGCTCGGCGGACGCCAAGGAGTCGAAGCCGGCCCCGGACATCCTCGTCGCCGCCCTCGGCGCGGGCGGGCTCGATGCGTCCGAGGCCCTGTTCGTGGGCGACGCCGTCTGGGACGTCCAGGCCGCCTCCGCGCTCGGCATCCCGACCGTGGGGCTCGCGTCCGGCGGATACAGCGCGGCCGAGCTCCGCGAGGCGGGCGCCGTCGAGGTGTCCGCCTCGCCGCGGGAGCTGCTTGACGGGTTCGAGCGGAGCGAGATCGGGCGGCGGCTGGGCGGCTGA